The region TAACAAGACTCTTCTACAAATCAAAGAGGAATTCCATGCTTATGTACAAGTTACTTTTGTAGAACATCTCAAAACTCTGGATAAAAATGATCAAAGAAGTCTTATTGATGCTTTCCTTGTTAAACAGCAGGAGGTAActgaatattttctcttttatttgaatttttatgGTTATATGAAGACAttttgtcatatgcagggacaggagttggacttgatgatccttgtgggtcccttccaactcaggacttctatgatttattatttcctttctgttcttgtAATTATAGCTGTGTTTCTTCAGGGAATCTATCTGTGACAAAACACATCTAACAAACCAGTAGAGTTAAACTTATATTTACTCTgttgcagctccagcccctttTGGTCAGCAAATATTTACCCTTATTCATGCTTTTCTCCAGACTGTAGTAATACATTTACAGAGGTTGCATCTTTTCATCTGTTCTGTTATCCAGGTCCTTCTGTCTCTTTCAAAAACATAATGcattacaaaacaaaagcactACCTGGGCTTTCACAGAATCCTTATTTAGTGTCTCTGATATATCTGAGCTGCAGTATTCATAGAGAAACCATCTCCCTTTGCAGTTGTTCCCAGTAAGGGCAGAGATCATGCAAAACATAGGACCTATGTCAATGTTCTTCAGCAGGTACAAGCCCAAAGCTGCTCTTTGTctttcacacatttttttttaaatataggaTTTATTTCTTAGTAAACATTTAGccacataaaatacatttttcacatgGAAAGCCTGAAGTTTTCATCCCTTCATCTCAACAACTTCTTTCAGGAGAAATCCACTACCAATGGGTATTTCCATAATGGCAACTTGCTAAACTTGGTGAGCAACTTGTTTACTGCTGGTGTTGAGACAACTGCCACCACACTAAACTGGAGCTTTCTGCTGATGCTAAAGTACCCTGAAATTCAGAGTAAGTGGTCTTATGATAGATGCTGCTACACTCAGTGCATTAGGAACTGAATGGGAACGTCGAGTATCAATGTATTTGTTAATACACTAAGTTAGAAAAAGCCCAGATTTCCAGCTAATTATTATCTAGGTACCACTTTGCCCTGTGGTTCAGGCCCAGTGAGGGACACACTAGTCAGGCTACCAGTAGATTATAAACAGAGTTGTATGAGCCAAGTCCTTTTCTCAGTAAAATCtcattaattaaaaagaacagtGCTGTCCTGTGCTGGGCAACAAAATGGGTTTCCTTCAGAAACAAGCTGTTGATAAACCAAAGGCCTGTCCAAATGTTAAATGGATTTTACTGAGGTTTTAAATGCCAGAGAAAATCCAGGGAATTGTTCTTTATCATCTGTGTCCCAGTTTACGGTACAGGGTTGTTAGCAGTCAAGTGGAGTTTTTGAGACACCTCTTGGTCAGAACAAGAAACTTTGGATGGAAGCGAGAGTAAAAAAATGTAAGTCTTTAGGTTTCTTATTGGTAAAGAAATAATCAAACACTGTAGTTCTGTCTGCCTCCCATCATTAacgaaaggaaaaaaaattggggGAGAATTTCTGGTTTTCACTCAAGGTCATTTATACTTTAGACCAGTAAAGTACAGTATGTCTAAGGGACGAATGAATCCTTTACTCTTCCTTATACTTGATTTTTTCCCCAGGGAAGGTCCAAGAAGAGATAGAGCAAGTCATAGGGTCAAACGCCCCACGGATCGAGCATCGAACTCAGATGCCATATACTGATGCTGTCATCCATGAAATTCAGAGGTTTGCTAATATCCTGCCATTGGATTTGCCTCATGAGACTACTGAAGATGTCACCCTCAGAGGCTATTTCATTCCCAAGGTGAGATGCTTAGGGATTGTTTCTTTtagcatttcttctttctcagacCTGGTTAATGTGATAAATATGAACTCGCTAATGAAGATGCATAACAACAGTCAGAATAATCTTTCTCCAGCCTGACAACCTTGGAGTCTGATTGCCATTACTGCCACCACAAGTCTATGGATTAATCCCATGGTCTCATTTTGCAGGGCACCTACGTCATTCCCTTACTGACCTCTGTCCTGCAAGACAAATCACAGTGGGAGAAACCAGACAAGTTCTATCCTGAGCACTTCCTTGACGCCAAGGGAAGATTTGTGAAGAAAGATGCTTTCATGCCTTTTTCAGCAggtgcctttgcttttccttttgctgctgttgcaaGTACAGATCTTAGACAAGAACTACTTGTTTCAGTGGTTTTTTGTTACCAAAGcctgcctcccctccccccaACATTTTCTTGGGGCCACTTCACAACTCAGATTTCACTCAGATTTCTCAGGACACCCCTCTGATGAGAGTATTCACAAATCTCTGCTAATTCCTCCAGCCTCTGGATATTATTAGTTTCTCAGTTAGTATTCAATGATTATAAATCAGAATTCATAGTGACATCTTAAATATGAGGGAGGTTTTTAGCAAATTCCATGATGGTTTAAATAACATATTTCTGCATTGTAATGGGTGGTCCACAACCACTCTATGGCCTGGGCTTCTTTGACTCTTACCGTACCCAGCTGTATTGTCTATGACCACTCACAATGCACTCACAAGGAAAGGTGGCTTCTGTGTCTTTCCTGAGGAGCCATGTCTACTTTTTGCacattccttttaaaaagtcaccAATAATGTTGGCTGGGATCAAGACTTCATATGGCATGTCAACAAAGGGGAGTTGCCTTATATAAATACCCGAATTCTGTATAAAATCGAAGGACAGAGAGGGGTTGCCTCTTGAGGTTTCCACAGAGCATGATGTTCACCTAAGCTTACACACTTGCACCATTTGACAATGCACAGGAGATCCCTATGCCCATAATGACTGGTCCCTCTCTGGCATTCCTCCTGCTTTGCAGGTTCTGTCATTGCTCAATTAAGTTCCTATTCCTTACATATAATCTTACTTGTCTATCATATCCACAGCACTCTGCATGTTTTAGAGACCCTATTAGTGTATTTTTAACCCTGCATGATATTTGAATATGTTTTTTTCGTGTCATACTCACCCTCAAACACATAGcgatttctttttcataaaaagGCTTCTCATACTCCCAATTCCCAGGGGTTCTTTTTCAGATTTAAGTCTAGATGTCCTAGCTGAAAGGACATCCAGAGGGTGTCATGTCTGAGCATTCCCTGAGAGGATTGTTTCATAGCACAGTCACGCAATAGCTCTTGCATTATCTGTCATAAAAgggcattaaaataaaatcagttcagGCTTTTGTTAGTTCTGGCCTTGAATCACCATGCTCTGATAAGGCAGTTTACAAACTGCTGAATTTGACAAGGATTGAGAAAAATTCATATTCGCAGTGCTTTTGAAGAAAGGCTTATATTAGGAGATCCATGGAATATCTCTACCATCTTTCTCTTCAGTCTCGCTCTAGCCAGCATTTGTGAGTCTTAAGGCCTTTTCTGACAAAATGTAATATAAAAAATTGCCTGTGGCCAGACCAATGAAACCAAAGTCTAGGCTAATCCAGACAAAGTTGGCCTGGGATCCCAAAGTTGAGCAAAGTAGAGGAAAATtctgaagacaaagaaaaatataaattttattgAAAACTGGAGTTAAGGAATTCAGTTTGCATTTCCATACATTTCTCCCCAAATGTAATCACATAgacaaagtaaaagaaaaaaccaaatcaCCAAGTAGCTTTGTTATTGTGCTTCTGAAGACCAAGTATCCTCTGTCCCACATGATTCTTGTATTTAATACACTTTGAAGAGCTACAGTGTTCTGTATGCATAGTTAGGATACAACATTTCAGGTGGTTTGGATTCTCACTTATCTTCCTCAGAATAAGAGGTTCTCtgaggtttttatttcttctagcTATTGAAGAAGCAGCTCCCACTGACTTTCTTATGGCCACTCTGCATCTCATTCCAGGGCGGAGGATCTGTGCTGGAGAGACGCTTGCCAAAATGgagctcttcctcttcttcaccAGCCTCCTGCAGAGGTTCACCTTCCACCCTCCCCCTGGAGTTTCTACCTCAGACCTGGACCTCAGCCCTGCAATTTCATTTAGCGTCATGCCCAAACCCTATAAAATGTGTGCTGTACCACGTTCCTAGAACTCTAATCAGCAtcaatttgtttaaaaactgtttaGATTACTTTTGCATTATAGCTGCCTCCTTAATTCTTTGGCCAAAGTAATTTACAATATTGCATCTTGATGAGGGTTTCCAGTACTTCTAAAATGAAAtggtattattttattttttgtttattggtGGAGGGCAGTAGACCAGAAGTATGGACTAATTGATGACTAATTGATTAACCTATTAGATCACCTAGTCTGGGCTAAATCATACAAACCCTCAGCTTTCACATTCCTGCTTCAATTTTCACTTCGTACTGTATGTTTGTTGAAGGCATATCCCCCAGAAATGCTCCCAAGTCCACATTTCTCCAAAGAGACATATGGACCATGAAGCTCTGCCTGGCTTGTACTATCCCGCTTAGGAGAGTAGGTGTTGAAGACACTTATTCCTTTTCCTCGAAGTAGTCACTCCTCTGAACATTCCCATTCATTTGATCTCATTCCCTTGTTTTGAGGGGTTTCATGTCAACGTTCTTCCATATGACTTTGCCTCCTCACCCAAACAAAATTCCGGTCATTAGACTGTAAATAATTAAATCATTACATGGGGAGTAAACCCACTTTAAAGCTGATATACAGAGAACAGTTCAATTGCTTTAACCCCAAGCCTCTAGCACCATTTTAGATACCCTCAGATCTTTCGCTTGCCCTTCAGCTGCCaggctgggggagcaggtccTGTGCCATATAAACCCCTCCTACATGTTTCAGATAATGTAGATACTTCAAATATCTCAGAGCATTCAACTGTAGACTGCTAGAAAGAGACTAACGATTAAAGACTCAAAAGTAAAAATAGTATGAGAATCCAAAACTTACATGAGTGGTtacatcatttttattttcaggagcAAATTTGCCCCCCTCATGAGCTCTTCTAATGTAGCAATTTCCCTTCAATTTTAaggattgggttttttttataaaagagTAGTAAACTTCTCATTTAGATCTGTTTCTTTTAGTTTCTGGATTCATGAAGGTGTAAAAAAGGAAATCTAGCCTATGTATCTTCATGGTGCTCATTGAGCTGTATATCCTCATGTTGTTATCCCCTCTTAAGAGCCAACTGTGCTAGCCATACAGGCTCATTATTACGTATCGTTTTGCATCTCGGGgcaaacaactttaaaaaatcaGAGCTGGAAGTTGTAGTGCTAAAGAACCTCGCCGcctttatttatatttagtCCAAGGGTCTTGTGAGAAAAAACTAATGTAACTTATAGGACATTTTCATCACAGTCTCATGTCTGTGTGTATTCTGAGCTATGTTTGCACTTGAAGATGATGATATTTTTCATTAGTTAGATGATATCTGTGAAAATTACAATTTAATTAGCTTCATCGTGTATATTTTCTCTGACTCTGAATTTTAAATGTCAAGAACATTTATGAAAATATGGGAGGATTCCACTGAAGAAAAGTTTTGGAAAAGGGAGCCACTGTAGTAAAGATATTAGAAGTCAGTgatcacatttcattttctgcagctATTCCTTCTCACATCATCAAAGTACTCAATATAAATCTCATGTTTGTATTTCTTGCTCCTTCTAGCCTTTATATAAAacatacagggtgtttcaaaaagatggagcCAATTTCAAAGATACAGcaatttcaaattgggtccatctttttgaaacaccctgtatttatCTCAGTAATACGAGAAATCCAGTGTAACAAGAAGTCTTGCATTTGTCTTAATATATAGATACATCAATACGCTGAAGTCATAGAAAGAATGTGACATTGAAAGCACGATCACACTGCATGAAGACGTGGGAGGTTATAGGATTGCACTGTTTGCCTGAGAGAATTTCTGTTTGTACAAAAGGGCTGATCTTATCTAACCCTCTTTGTACATATTGACTTGCACCACCTCCAGAATATAATATGGATGAAATTAAAAAGCTAGAAAAGCCATATCCCAGACCTTATGTTTCATGTAAGTACAAGAAGCCTTTCTATAGAGCAGAATGGCAGGGTCTATGCTCTATTAAGCCTTTGTAAACCAGCCTATCATAAATTACCCAATATCAGggaaaaaattgaattaaaataattacgGCTTGCTTCAGTGACTACGTAGCCCTGTAATGCAGCGCTGTCATTGCTAGCAACAGCCCTGCACCGAGGATACAAGGCCTCAGGACTGAGCTTCATGAGGTGCTCTTTGAAAGGTTTACTTAGCTGGGTAATTTAGCATTTCCTCCAATTGACCAGGTggacaattattttatttttgttatctttTTATGGTACAACCACAGTTTTATACAGACAGCAGTAACAAGCAGTTATTCTACATCAAATTAGATATTTATGACGAATATAATGATGCAGTCTAGAGAAATGCAGGCGGAGCATCATAACAGAGGCCTGGAGATATGGGATGCGGTGCAGAGAAGTAGACGTACGGGTTGGTAAGCGGTGTGGCACAGGAGAATGATGAGGATGATAAGAGATGAAACTTGGCATGGAAGAACCCTCAGGTACAAAGAACACACCATCAGCTCAGGAAATACGTATCGGGAGCTGGATAAAACTGGTTTTAGGAGTAacaaagaaacagcatttcttaATAACATACATAAAAAGCATTATACCCTTACCCCAAGGAGTGCTTCCTCTTTATACAGAAACACTATTTTGAGCATAACACAATGCAACCTAAACAACTAGATTTGCACAACAGGGAAGAGCCCGGAAATCTCAATTCCAGGAGCTGACCACCTAGGAATAAACACAAAAGCTCTTGTGATTATAGACTTTCTTGGGGAAACACAAGAAATACTGCAAATACCTAcccaaaaatatattaatatatcttACTTCAGTACTCTGTCTTTCAGACTGTCAGTGTGTTTGATTAAAAGGACACCAACGGTGTAGGGACTTTCTGTATCAGTACATTTTCCAAACCATTTAATTGTCACTGATGGTTACAGGCTTCTTAtgtttctttacttcttttttgcacCTATTTATACACTTTGGCTTACACAGAATCTTTTGGTACTGTTACAGAGTTCTTGCTTGCTACTCCCTCATTCCTATGCTGCAAAAAGCAGTTAATAACCAATCGCCACTTAATGCTTTCATAAAATATTCTACAtctttattatttccttct is a window of Columba livia isolate bColLiv1 breed racing homer chromosome 3, bColLiv1.pat.W.v2, whole genome shotgun sequence DNA encoding:
- the LOC102095962 gene encoding cytochrome P450 2K1, translating into MDWSSCTFGLVFILTFLSILKMGHFWNNHRRKNFPPGPRALPIIGSLHLFDLKRPYRTYLQLSKLYGPVFSVQMGLKKIVVISGYETVKEALVNQADAFAERPKIPIFQDLTGGNGIIFAHGENWKVMRRFTLTTLRDFGMGKRAIEDRIVEEYGYLVDNIGSQEGKPFDASKIIHAAVANIIVSILLGKRFDYKDSRFVRLLHLTNESMRLAGKPLVTMYNIFPYLGFLLRANKTLLQIKEEFHAYVQVTFVEHLKTLDKNDQRSLIDAFLVKQQEEKSTTNGYFHNGNLLNLVSNLFTAGVETTATTLNWSFLLMLKYPEIQRKVQEEIEQVIGSNAPRIEHRTQMPYTDAVIHEIQRFANILPLDLPHETTEDVTLRGYFIPKGTYVIPLLTSVLQDKSQWEKPDKFYPEHFLDAKGRFVKKDAFMPFSAGRRICAGETLAKMELFLFFTSLLQRFTFHPPPGVSTSDLDLSPAISFSVMPKPYKMCAVPRS